From the genome of Solidesulfovibrio carbinolicus, one region includes:
- a CDS encoding molybdopterin-containing oxidoreductase family protein translates to MNRKNVYSVCGMCSVRCPMMATVEGNKVVYLQGNPHAAGIKGALCARGAAGGALVADDERPQFPMIRAGARGEGKWRKVSWDEALAYVSGELSRIREAHGARSILLSDRGGPFRDMHRAFLKALGSPNYCNHDSACARNVQHAALSLFGFGRKDVFYDYKNAKHVVLQTRNIFEAINVKEVNDLLDAKEAGCKITCIDVRTTVTAAKADTFLMVRPGTDYALNLGVIHELITRDLYDKDFAAAWIQDLDALRAFIAPYDADFAAAATGVPARRIRELADQLAAAAPAVIWHPGWMTARYGDSFQVCRTAYIINALLGSIGAKGGLPQVNKPGHVGKKGLKQLVDLFPKPEAKRVDGVGWMEGRGHFEAGPGLVNLAFEAIVTGEPYPIKAYIAHRHDPLMSFPDTADVKKKWDNLELLVAVTYSWSDTAWFADVVLPMSPALERESMIASKSGGAPQFFVRQRALAPRFDTRADWEIYRDLARHMGIKELDFASIEDIWNFQLADTGVAVADFEATGMVKLGGPLLRPVDDKTFKTPSGKIEIVSAKLEADGVASLPPYVAPASPPPGRYRVSFGRVGLHTQGHTVNNPLLFAQMPENELWINSAEAAKLGVVDGALVTVRNGSHAGQIRAKVTEGIHPETVFMVHGFGHTLPVESRARGMGVADNELMPQGINNWDKGGGGVCMQEHFVMVEPA, encoded by the coding sequence ATGAACAGGAAAAACGTCTACAGCGTCTGCGGCATGTGCAGCGTGCGCTGCCCCATGATGGCCACGGTGGAAGGCAACAAGGTGGTATATCTGCAGGGCAACCCCCATGCCGCCGGCATCAAGGGCGCGCTGTGCGCCCGGGGCGCGGCCGGCGGAGCCTTGGTCGCCGACGACGAACGTCCCCAGTTCCCCATGATCCGGGCCGGGGCGCGCGGCGAGGGCAAATGGCGCAAGGTCTCCTGGGACGAGGCCCTGGCCTACGTTTCCGGCGAGCTGTCCCGTATCCGTGAAGCCCACGGCGCGCGCTCCATCCTGCTCTCCGACCGGGGCGGTCCGTTTCGCGACATGCACCGCGCCTTTTTAAAAGCCCTGGGCAGCCCCAACTACTGCAACCATGATTCGGCCTGCGCCCGAAACGTCCAGCACGCCGCCCTGTCGCTGTTCGGCTTCGGCCGCAAGGACGTCTTCTACGACTATAAAAACGCCAAGCACGTCGTGCTCCAGACGCGCAATATTTTTGAAGCGATAAACGTCAAGGAAGTCAACGACCTCCTCGACGCCAAAGAAGCCGGCTGCAAGATCACCTGCATCGACGTGCGCACCACCGTCACCGCCGCCAAGGCCGACACCTTCCTCATGGTGCGTCCGGGCACGGACTATGCCCTAAACCTCGGCGTCATCCACGAACTCATCACCCGCGACCTCTACGACAAGGATTTCGCCGCCGCCTGGATACAGGATCTCGACGCCCTGCGCGCCTTCATCGCGCCCTACGACGCCGACTTCGCCGCCGCCGCCACCGGCGTGCCAGCCCGGCGCATCCGCGAACTGGCCGACCAGCTGGCCGCCGCCGCGCCGGCCGTCATCTGGCATCCCGGCTGGATGACCGCCCGCTACGGCGACTCCTTCCAGGTCTGCCGCACCGCTTACATCATAAACGCCCTGCTGGGGTCCATCGGGGCCAAGGGCGGCCTGCCCCAGGTCAACAAGCCCGGCCATGTCGGCAAAAAGGGCCTCAAGCAGCTGGTCGACCTCTTCCCCAAGCCCGAGGCCAAGCGCGTGGACGGCGTGGGCTGGATGGAAGGCCGCGGCCACTTCGAAGCCGGCCCGGGCTTGGTCAATCTGGCCTTCGAGGCCATCGTCACCGGCGAACCTTACCCGATCAAGGCCTACATCGCCCATCGCCATGATCCGCTCATGTCCTTCCCGGACACGGCCGACGTCAAAAAGAAGTGGGACAACCTGGAACTCTTGGTGGCCGTCACCTATTCCTGGTCGGACACGGCCTGGTTCGCCGACGTGGTGCTGCCCATGTCGCCGGCCCTGGAGCGCGAATCCATGATCGCTTCCAAATCCGGCGGCGCGCCGCAGTTTTTCGTGCGACAGCGCGCCCTTGCCCCCCGCTTCGACACCCGGGCCGACTGGGAGATCTACCGCGATCTGGCCCGCCACATGGGCATCAAGGAACTGGATTTCGCCTCCATCGAGGACATCTGGAACTTCCAGCTCGCCGACACCGGCGTTGCCGTGGCCGATTTCGAGGCCACGGGCATGGTCAAGCTCGGCGGGCCGCTTTTGCGCCCGGTGGACGACAAGACCTTCAAGACGCCCTCGGGCAAGATCGAGATCGTCTCGGCCAAGCTCGAAGCCGACGGCGTGGCTTCCCTGCCGCCCTACGTGGCCCCGGCCTCCCCGCCTCCCGGCCGCTACCGGGTGAGCTTTGGCCGGGTCGGCCTGCACACCCAGGGACACACCGTCAACAATCCGCTGCTGTTCGCCCAGATGCCGGAAAACGAGCTGTGGATTAATAGCGCCGAGGCGGCCAAGCTCGGCGTCGTCGACGGGGCGCTGGTCACCGTGCGTAACGGTTCCCACGCCGGCCAGATCCGGGCCAAGGTCACCGAAGGCATCCACCCCGAGACCGTGTTCATGGTCCACGGCTTCGGCCACACCCTGCCCGTGGAAAGCCGGGCCCGGGGCATGGGCGTGGCCGACAACGAGCTCATGCCCCAGGGCATCAACAACTGGGACAAGGGCGGCGGCGGCGTGTGCATGCAGGAGCATTTCGTGATGGTGGAGCCGGCCTAG
- a CDS encoding MarR family winged helix-turn-helix transcriptional regulator: MEGSLLSPEDVRPFPLRDSLGFLLVRTALKLRLLGNVLLQEAGEDITVDQWGILNLLWEADGQTPVELARRADKDKPNVTRLLKILEDKKLVVRKPDAKDRRSHRIHLTEAGATLKDKLLDVGVTCLERACLGLSSQEVATLKSLLNRVYANVS, from the coding sequence ATGGAAGGATCGCTGCTTTCACCCGAGGACGTTCGTCCTTTTCCCCTGCGGGATTCGCTGGGATTTCTGTTGGTGCGCACGGCGCTCAAGCTCCGGCTGCTCGGCAACGTGCTGCTCCAGGAAGCCGGCGAAGACATCACCGTGGACCAGTGGGGCATTTTAAACCTCCTGTGGGAAGCCGACGGCCAGACCCCGGTGGAACTGGCCCGGCGCGCCGACAAGGACAAGCCCAACGTCACCCGGCTGCTCAAGATCCTCGAAGACAAGAAGCTCGTGGTCCGCAAGCCCGACGCCAAGGACCGCCGCAGCCACCGCATCCACCTGACCGAGGCCGGGGCCACCCTCAAGGACAAGCTCCTCGACGTCGGCGTCACCTGCCTGGAGCGCGCCTGCCTGGGGCTTTCCAGCCAGGAAGTGGCCACGCTCAAGTCCCTGCTCAATCGCGTTTACGCCAACGTCTCCTAA
- a CDS encoding 4Fe-4S dicluster domain-containing protein, translating to MSKYMIQMDKKRCISCHACEVHCQVKNAVPPSAKPGKLVTVGPDMVKGKPRLLNLYMSCFHCERPWCVPACPTGAMFRREEDGIVYVKEELCVGCKACIQACPWKIPQWNEVTGKVVKCDYCRERVDAGLDPSCVTGCTAHALRFVRPGKKNQDERDVYGKRLLLRQM from the coding sequence GTGAGCAAGTACATGATCCAGATGGACAAGAAGCGCTGCATCAGCTGCCATGCCTGCGAAGTGCACTGCCAGGTGAAAAACGCCGTGCCGCCCTCGGCCAAACCGGGCAAGCTCGTGACCGTCGGGCCGGACATGGTCAAGGGCAAGCCGCGCCTGCTCAATCTTTACATGTCGTGCTTCCACTGCGAGCGGCCGTGGTGCGTGCCGGCCTGCCCCACCGGAGCGATGTTCCGGCGCGAGGAAGACGGCATCGTGTACGTGAAGGAAGAGCTGTGCGTGGGCTGCAAGGCCTGTATCCAGGCCTGCCCCTGGAAGATTCCGCAGTGGAACGAGGTCACGGGCAAGGTGGTCAAGTGCGACTACTGCCGCGAGCGCGTGGACGCCGGGCTGGACCCGTCGTGCGTCACGGGCTGCACCGCCCATGCCCTGCGCTTCGTGCGGCCGGGAAAAAAAAACCAGGATGAACGCGACGTCTACGGCAAGCGGCTGCTGTTAAGGCAGATGTAG
- a CDS encoding 4Fe-4S binding protein has product MSLSDLVREAATGLKSLFVGLGITGRAFAKPAVTVIYPKQEVTNLDTYRGHVELVGREDNPAMPRCIACGACTRACPSQCLSVGCPVGAGSGGGDPEALELAGELIPVGTAMAPAPQKGCKVPGVFIYDYSLCSLCGQCVRACPVDSLRFSQHVYYVGASRADFRLDLMARLARQAAEAPAPEAARPADATLMEEHP; this is encoded by the coding sequence GTGTCTCTATCCGATCTCGTGCGCGAAGCGGCGACGGGGCTTAAAAGCCTGTTCGTCGGCCTTGGCATCACGGGCCGGGCCTTTGCCAAGCCGGCCGTTACGGTCATCTATCCCAAGCAGGAAGTGACCAACCTCGACACCTACCGGGGGCATGTGGAGCTTGTGGGGCGGGAAGACAACCCGGCCATGCCGCGCTGCATCGCCTGCGGGGCCTGCACCCGGGCCTGTCCGTCCCAGTGCCTGTCCGTGGGCTGTCCCGTGGGCGCGGGGAGCGGCGGCGGCGATCCCGAAGCCCTGGAGCTGGCCGGCGAGCTGATCCCGGTGGGCACGGCCATGGCCCCGGCCCCGCAAAAGGGCTGCAAGGTTCCGGGCGTGTTCATCTACGACTATTCCCTGTGCAGCCTGTGCGGCCAGTGCGTGCGAGCCTGTCCGGTGGATTCGCTGCGCTTTTCCCAGCACGTCTATTACGTCGGCGCGTCCCGGGCGGATTTCCGCCTCGACCTCATGGCCCGGCTGGCCCGGCAGGCGGCCGAGGCCCCGGCCCCCGAGGCCGCCCGGCCGGCCGACGCGACCCTGATGGAGGAACACCCGTGA